The following proteins are encoded in a genomic region of Glycine soja cultivar W05 chromosome 17, ASM419377v2, whole genome shotgun sequence:
- the LOC114393083 gene encoding probable F-box protein At4g22030 — MASFQTTAIFSSSFSSSPGKVNASIHVPNPPRVTYPVPKVPTRKLQIEEFNGSPVDSTPLEKNGITTHIYEGLFSPGKKSNKATTVQLYSILEAVADRIEMHRNIGEQRNNWNTLLLNSINMITLTATAMAGVAAATSGDTEPLLAMKLSSTLLFSAATGMSLIMNKIQPSQLAEEQRNATRLFKQLHSQIQTIIALGNPTEEDVKGSMEKVLALDRAYPLPLLGAMLDKFPAKYKPAVWWPSSHQFQRRSKTQESNNGWSEDLEMEMREVIEVVKNKDLEDYDRLGNIALKLNKTLAIAGPLLSGIAAVGSSFVGNGSWAALVPLMAGSLASAVNAFEHGGQIGMVFEMYRNCGGFFTLLEQTIQATLEEKNLDNRENGQVFEMKVAMKLGRSVSELRRLASKSASCRMEGIAVDEFSSKLF, encoded by the coding sequence ATGGCTTCCTTTCAAACCACAGCTATATTCtcctcttccttttcttcttctccaggAAAAGTCAACGCCTCTATCCATGTCCCTAACCCTCCCCGAGTGACTTATCCTGTTCCAAAAGTACCAACAAGAAAGTTGCAAATTGAGGAATTTAATGGATCGCCGGTAGACTCAACCCCATTAGAGAAGAATGGCATCACCACACACATATATGAAGGTTTATTCAGCCCTGGCAAGAAATCTAATAAGGCCACTACTGTTCAACTCTATTCAATTCTGGAGGCAGTAGCTGACAGAATTGAAATGCACAGAAACATTGGCGAACAAAGAAACAACTGGAACACCCTTCTTCTAAACTCCATCAACATGATCACTCTCACTGCAACAGCCATGGCCGGTGTTGCTGCAGCCACCAGTGGTGACACTGAGCCGCTTTTGGCCATGAAACTATCATCCACACTCTTGTTTTCTGCGGCCACTGGGATGTCACTTATCATGAACAAAATTCAGCCCTCACAACTCGCTGAGGAGCAACGCAATGCTACAAGGTTGTTTAAACAGCTTCATAGCCAAATCCAAACCATAATCGCTCTTGGAAATCCAACCGAAGAAGATGTGAAGGGTTCGATGGAGAAGGTGTTGGCACTTGATAGAGCTTACCCTCTTCCCTTGTTGGGAGCTATGCTTGACAAGTTTCCCGCAAAATATAAACCTGCTGTTTGGTGGCCTTCATCTCATCAGTTCCAAAGAAGAAGTAAAACACAAGAGAGCAACAATGGATGGAGTGAAGATCTAGAAATGGAAATGAGGGAAGTGATTGAAGTGGTAAAGAATAAAGACTTAGAGGACTATGATAGGCTTGGGAACATAGCGTTGAAGCTAAACAAGACTTTGGCTATTGCAGGGCCATTACTGAGTGGCATTGCAGCAGTGGGGTCTTCATTTGTGGGTAATGGATCGTGGGCAGCATTGGTGCCTCTCATGGCTGGCTCATTGGCTTCAGCAGTTAATGCTTTTGAACATGGTGGCCAAATAGGCATGGTCTTTGAAATGTACAGAAACTGTGGGGGATTCTTCACGCTTTTGGAACAGACTATTCAAGCCACACTTGAAGAGAAAAACTTGGACAACAGAGAAAACGGTCAAGTATTTGAAATGAAGGTGGCAATGAAGTTGGGAAGAAGCGTTTCGGAGCTGAGACGACTTGCCTCAAAATCTGCTTCATGTCGTATGGAAGGAATTGCCGTAGATGAATTCTCCAGCAAGCTTTTCTAA